A stretch of the Geovibrio thiophilus genome encodes the following:
- a CDS encoding HD-GYP domain-containing protein, which translates to MVITNMHTAEGTVYRNNLRSYVISRLDLIMGLSRVVDLVNPFIDGHHQRVAYIAGVIARECGLPENDVNDIVSASALHDIGVVAEKEFKELANPEFSGHEYGHGYVGHLLFRDTDCFGSIASMIRYHHEKWNHGKAARELGSALPEGALIIHLADRVDILTDRNRTALEQKAAVIDKISSMKGRWFKPAHVDAFLHAAEKESFWFNLEEPDKYRLLKRGYRFNTLILGQEEILEISKLISRIIDFRCSFTSTHSAGVAKSASLLAEICGMDAGSVRNMEVAGYLHDLGKLAVLPDVLYKNGALNISEQRMIKKHTYYTYYALNCFEIFDHIKEWASFHHETLDGNGYPFHVKGDRLDLGCRIMAVADIFTALTEDRPYRAGMDSEGVISVLDELAEKNKIDARVVAALKDNYTRINTGREEAQAAAAVSFREFLGNMQGKGIELYLDE; encoded by the coding sequence ATGGTAATAACAAATATGCACACAGCAGAAGGCACGGTTTACAGGAATAATTTACGTTCTTATGTTATTTCACGTCTTGATCTTATTATGGGGCTCTCCCGTGTTGTGGATTTGGTGAATCCGTTTATTGACGGGCATCATCAGCGTGTGGCGTATATTGCTGGCGTGATCGCCCGGGAATGCGGTCTGCCGGAGAATGATGTTAACGATATAGTCTCCGCTTCCGCTCTGCACGACATTGGCGTTGTAGCGGAAAAGGAGTTCAAGGAGCTGGCAAATCCAGAATTCAGCGGACATGAGTACGGTCACGGCTATGTGGGGCATCTGCTTTTCAGAGATACCGACTGCTTCGGCAGTATAGCCTCCATGATCCGTTATCACCATGAAAAATGGAACCACGGCAAGGCAGCCAGAGAGCTTGGTTCCGCTCTGCCCGAAGGGGCTCTGATAATCCATTTGGCGGACAGGGTGGATATACTCACCGACAGAAACAGGACCGCCCTTGAACAGAAGGCTGCTGTAATCGACAAAATATCCTCAATGAAGGGGCGGTGGTTTAAGCCCGCCCATGTGGACGCCTTTCTCCACGCCGCCGAGAAGGAATCCTTCTGGTTCAACCTTGAGGAGCCGGACAAATACAGGCTTCTCAAACGGGGCTACCGCTTTAATACACTGATTCTCGGTCAGGAGGAGATTCTTGAAATATCCAAGCTGATCAGCCGGATCATAGATTTCAGATGCAGCTTCACATCCACGCATTCGGCGGGAGTGGCGAAATCAGCTTCTCTGCTCGCTGAGATATGCGGAATGGACGCCGGATCCGTGCGCAATATGGAAGTGGCGGGTTATCTGCATGATTTGGGCAAGCTGGCGGTTCTTCCTGATGTGCTTTATAAAAACGGCGCGCTGAACATCAGCGAGCAGCGGATGATAAAAAAACACACTTACTACACTTATTACGCTCTCAACTGTTTCGAGATATTTGACCATATCAAGGAATGGGCTTCCTTCCACCATGAAACTCTGGACGGCAACGGCTATCCCTTCCATGTGAAAGGGGACAGGCTTGACCTTGGCTGCCGCATCATGGCTGTGGCGGATATTTTCACAGCACTCACAGAGGACAGACCCTACAGAGCCGGTATGGACAGTGAAGGGGTGATCTCCGTTCTGGATGAGCTCGCTGAGAAAAATAAGATAGACGCCCGTGTTGTCGCCGCCCTGAAAGACAATTATACGCGGATAAACACCGGAAGGGAAGAGGCGCAGGCAGCCGCAGCCGTGTCCTTCAGGGAGTTCTTGGGCAATATGCAGGGGAAGGGGATAGAGCTTTATCTGGATGAGTAG
- a CDS encoding class I SAM-dependent methyltransferase, whose amino-acid sequence MNRFDKAAAGWDAKERRVKLARDIADAVMKKVSIDRNMSVLDVGTGTGLILLSFYGKAGRLTGADSSLGMLDTLKEKAESAQIDIETLIFDAASDQLPVENYDLITSGMMLHHLEDVRIFFRKAHAALKKGGHFCAADLETEDGSFHDSSEGVRHYGFDKEFIRSAAEECGFINVSVEAVTSVAKERDGKVRLFPVFLLSAEK is encoded by the coding sequence ATGAACAGGTTTGACAAAGCCGCAGCAGGCTGGGACGCCAAGGAACGCAGGGTGAAACTTGCCCGTGACATAGCGGATGCTGTAATGAAAAAAGTCAGCATAGACAGGAACATGTCCGTTCTGGACGTGGGCACGGGCACAGGGCTTATTCTTCTTTCTTTTTACGGGAAGGCGGGCAGATTAACCGGAGCGGACAGCTCACTGGGAATGCTTGACACGCTGAAGGAAAAAGCGGAAAGCGCGCAGATCGATATTGAAACCCTGATTTTTGATGCCGCCTCGGATCAGCTCCCCGTTGAAAACTATGACTTGATAACCTCCGGAATGATGCTGCACCATCTTGAGGATGTGCGGATATTCTTCCGCAAGGCTCATGCGGCGCTGAAAAAGGGCGGGCATTTCTGCGCGGCGGATCTGGAAACGGAGGACGGCAGCTTTCACGACAGCTCCGAAGGCGTCCGCCATTACGGTTTTGATAAGGAGTTCATTCGCAGTGCGGCGGAGGAATGCGGGTTTATAAATGTCTCAGTTGAGGCAGTGACCTCAGTGGCTAAGGAGAGGGACGGAAAGGTGAGACTGTTCCCTGTTTTCCTGCTGAGTGCGGAGAAGTAA
- a CDS encoding HD domain-containing protein, protein MELNRESAYALLTEYTKSDSLLKHALSVEQAMRAYARRLGGDEEKWGIAGLIHDFDYEQFPTLEDHPYKGCEILREKGWTEDIIRAVMSHGEHTGVTRETPMEKALFAVDELCGFLLACAYVRPDRKISMVEVKSVKKKLKDKSFARAVNREDIAKGIEELGVEADEHIRFVIDALSEISDELGL, encoded by the coding sequence ATGGAACTTAACAGAGAAAGCGCTTATGCGCTTCTGACTGAGTATACAAAATCGGATTCGCTGCTGAAGCACGCTCTCTCGGTGGAGCAGGCTATGAGGGCTTATGCCCGCAGGCTGGGCGGCGATGAGGAGAAATGGGGAATAGCCGGACTGATTCACGATTTTGACTATGAGCAGTTCCCGACCCTTGAGGATCATCCTTATAAGGGCTGTGAGATACTCAGGGAGAAGGGCTGGACGGAAGATATAATAAGAGCTGTAATGAGCCATGGAGAACACACCGGAGTGACACGTGAAACCCCTATGGAAAAAGCGCTCTTCGCGGTGGATGAGCTTTGCGGCTTTCTTCTCGCCTGTGCTTATGTCCGCCCTGACAGGAAGATCTCCATGGTTGAAGTTAAAAGCGTCAAGAAGAAGCTGAAAGACAAAAGTTTCGCAAGAGCAGTGAACAGGGAAGACATAGCCAAGGGAATAGAAGAACTCGGAGTGGAGGCGGATGAGCATATACGCTTTGTTATAGACGCTCTCTCTGAGATTTCGGATGAACTCGGGCTTTAA
- a CDS encoding TIGR04013 family B12-binding domain/radical SAM domain-containing protein encodes MLILSHKFNKNSIAALTGALQICPETAELEPSVLWNREDIVKEAAKASEEGLLPVVCFSFTTLHFLDTVKELLLLKKQLAKLPVPPLYIAGGAHPSGSVEETLGCGFDYAVKGEGEYAFPALTAALINETDPCEIRGVCRLENGRLVSKGRAQAVNLDDYPPFPERLIKFSYIEITRGCPVACRYCQTSYIQGARYRHRAPEKVLGYAERLVSLGVKDLRFITPDCLSYGSRDVGRPNLPFLEKFLSDMKKCADGRNIHFGSFPSEVFPTSVTEESMELLAAYVSNGNMVIGAQTGSDRLMRHIGRSHTVDDVRRAVRIILGNGFAANVDFMFGLPGETEEDEEESIRFMTELFSMGAKVHSHTFMPLAGTPFGNLPPVTVSPKTAATLEKLAGYGIQYGSWKAQMEKSNRLAYFRKVFAETGDAEKAVTESDNYSVPPLQRCSL; translated from the coding sequence GTGCTGATCCTCTCCCATAAATTTAATAAGAACAGCATAGCCGCACTGACCGGAGCATTGCAGATCTGCCCCGAAACAGCGGAGCTTGAGCCGTCTGTCCTCTGGAACAGGGAGGATATTGTAAAGGAAGCGGCAAAGGCCTCTGAGGAAGGTCTTCTGCCTGTTGTATGCTTTTCATTCACCACACTGCACTTTCTGGACACAGTGAAGGAGCTTCTCCTCCTCAAAAAGCAGCTCGCCAAACTCCCCGTTCCGCCGCTTTACATAGCAGGCGGAGCCCACCCCAGCGGTTCTGTTGAGGAAACTCTCGGCTGCGGGTTCGATTATGCGGTGAAAGGAGAGGGGGAATATGCCTTTCCGGCTCTGACAGCAGCGCTCATAAACGAAACCGATCCCTGTGAAATAAGGGGCGTATGCAGACTTGAGAACGGCAGACTCGTCTCCAAGGGGCGGGCACAGGCGGTGAATCTTGATGATTATCCGCCGTTTCCCGAACGCCTCATCAAATTCAGCTACATAGAAATAACCAGAGGCTGTCCGGTGGCGTGCAGATACTGCCAGACAAGCTACATTCAGGGAGCACGCTACCGGCACAGAGCGCCCGAAAAGGTGCTTGGCTATGCGGAAAGGCTCGTCTCTCTCGGCGTGAAGGATCTGCGCTTTATAACGCCGGACTGCCTCTCATACGGAAGCCGTGATGTCGGCAGACCGAATCTGCCTTTCCTCGAAAAATTTCTCAGTGATATGAAAAAATGCGCTGACGGACGGAATATCCACTTCGGCTCCTTCCCGTCGGAGGTATTCCCAACCTCTGTCACGGAGGAGTCAATGGAGCTTCTGGCGGCTTATGTTTCCAACGGCAATATGGTGATAGGCGCTCAGACGGGAAGCGACAGGCTGATGCGGCACATCGGACGCAGCCACACCGTGGATGACGTAAGAAGGGCGGTGCGGATTATCCTCGGAAACGGCTTCGCTGCCAATGTGGATTTCATGTTCGGTCTGCCCGGCGAAACGGAGGAGGATGAGGAGGAGAGCATCCGCTTCATGACCGAGCTGTTCTCCATGGGCGCAAAGGTGCACAGCCACACCTTCATGCCCCTTGCCGGAACCCCGTTCGGGAATCTTCCGCCTGTGACCGTGTCGCCTAAGACTGCCGCCACGCTGGAAAAACTTGCCGGATACGGCATTCAGTACGGCTCATGGAAGGCTCAGATGGAGAAGTCCAACAGACTGGCATATTTCAGGAAAGTATTCGCCGAAACCGGAGATGCGGAAAAGGCGGTCACCGAGTCCGATAACTACTCAGTGCCGCCCCTCCAGAGGTGTAGTCTGTGA
- a CDS encoding MFS transporter has translation MDLKDRKYTLFAVMAGYFLTGFMGSAMVVAVPVIALNMQMSVTMTGWVISGFVLASAILLMPAGRFADYMGYTSVFRAGMASFAVTTLACGFAPSGEMLIFFRFLQGAASALIYCSGMALISCVYPPEERGRAIGWVTFTVYTGLSVGPVIGGFLNEIYGWRSILHVTWVMAAFVSLYSFRVLQPVRGREGKVSDYTGMALFMLMVLLIFGGLSVPDTRGYSAFGLGLIVMVIMTYYEYRQKDPLINVRLFFGNRTFGFANSASMLNYCATSGVLFLVSMELQLNYGLTSEKAGMVMLAQPLAMAAVTPFAGKMSDRSNPKNLAFGGMLLIACVLAAMAFMTGRAQLYQVALMLFILGLGLGIFSTPNNTVIMNSVEKKDYGFAASSLSTMRLMGQTFSIAASVILLNMFAGSAKLETMSEEGLTAALRAAFILFALICAAGAVMSLAGRNSAK, from the coding sequence TTGGATCTTAAAGACAGAAAATATACACTTTTCGCCGTTATGGCAGGCTATTTCCTCACCGGATTCATGGGCAGCGCAATGGTGGTGGCTGTTCCGGTGATAGCGCTGAATATGCAGATGAGCGTGACAATGACCGGATGGGTCATCTCAGGCTTCGTGCTGGCAAGCGCCATACTCCTCATGCCTGCGGGCAGATTTGCCGACTACATGGGCTATACCTCCGTTTTCAGGGCGGGTATGGCATCCTTCGCTGTTACCACACTCGCCTGCGGGTTTGCCCCGTCGGGTGAGATGCTGATCTTTTTCAGATTTCTTCAGGGCGCAGCCTCTGCGCTCATATATTGCAGCGGCATGGCGCTTATCTCCTGCGTTTATCCGCCGGAAGAGCGGGGGCGTGCCATAGGCTGGGTGACCTTCACTGTGTATACAGGACTCTCCGTGGGTCCGGTCATAGGCGGCTTCTTGAACGAGATTTACGGCTGGCGCAGCATCCTTCATGTCACATGGGTTATGGCGGCGTTTGTTTCACTTTATTCTTTCAGGGTGCTTCAGCCTGTGCGGGGGCGTGAGGGCAAGGTGAGCGACTACACCGGAATGGCGCTGTTTATGCTGATGGTGCTGCTTATTTTCGGCGGGCTCTCCGTGCCGGACACGCGGGGATATTCCGCCTTCGGTTTGGGGCTTATCGTGATGGTGATCATGACTTATTACGAATACAGACAGAAAGATCCGCTGATCAATGTACGCCTGTTCTTCGGTAACCGCACCTTCGGCTTTGCCAACAGCGCGTCCATGCTGAACTACTGCGCCACCTCCGGCGTTCTGTTCCTTGTAAGCATGGAGCTCCAGCTTAATTACGGGCTCACCTCCGAAAAGGCAGGGATGGTTATGCTGGCGCAGCCCTTGGCAATGGCTGCCGTCACCCCTTTTGCGGGGAAAATGTCCGACAGATCAAACCCGAAAAACCTTGCCTTCGGCGGGATGCTGCTTATCGCCTGCGTGCTTGCCGCCATGGCGTTCATGACGGGCAGAGCGCAGCTTTATCAGGTTGCTCTCATGCTGTTTATTCTGGGTTTGGGTCTAGGCATATTCTCCACGCCGAACAATACGGTGATCATGAACTCCGTGGAAAAAAAGGATTACGGCTTCGCCGCATCCTCTCTCTCCACCATGCGTCTCATGGGGCAGACCTTCAGCATAGCGGCGTCAGTGATACTGCTTAATATGTTCGCCGGCTCCGCGAAACTGGAAACCATGAGCGAGGAAGGGCTCACAGCCGCTCTTCGCGCTGCTTTCATACTGTTTGCGCTGATCTGTGCCGCGGGGGCAGTTATGTCCCTTGCCGGAAGAAACTCCGCAAAATAA
- the corA gene encoding magnesium/cobalt transporter CorA: MLRFFKTPEKRLGSAPGTLHEETSDYGFSAACTSYCEDVFEHASCDTVEACLEAIGREGTINWLNVTGHATHEVLREIGRKLDVHDLVLEDIQSATQPLKFEEYDSFVFIIVKSLIYDHNREIFTIADTKILVGENYVITFSAEPVPMYLKLFKRLSQKNTKLRKMGIPYFLFALLDALSDGSYETLNRIIDTVEELEEVVQENFQEFDVTEIYRIKQIMGHAKRSLWRYMEIINSIKVSDYLDIPDEVMPYYKDLEDHYKHMRDIVESVHSAATDMFNLYVSLNGQQMNEVMKVLTVFSAIFIPLTFIAGVYGMNFQHMPELAKPWGYPAVLVLMAGVVCAMVVYFRRKRWF; encoded by the coding sequence ATGCTGAGATTTTTTAAGACGCCGGAAAAAAGGCTGGGCTCTGCCCCCGGAACACTGCATGAGGAAACGTCGGACTACGGCTTTTCCGCCGCCTGCACAAGCTACTGTGAGGATGTTTTTGAGCACGCCTCCTGCGATACTGTGGAGGCATGCTTGGAAGCGATAGGGCGGGAGGGCACGATCAACTGGCTGAACGTGACAGGACATGCCACCCATGAGGTTCTGCGGGAAATAGGACGGAAGCTTGATGTGCATGATCTCGTCCTTGAGGATATTCAGAGCGCCACGCAGCCGCTGAAGTTCGAGGAGTACGACAGCTTCGTGTTTATCATCGTCAAATCACTTATATATGACCACAACAGAGAGATATTCACCATCGCTGACACAAAGATACTTGTGGGCGAGAACTACGTGATCACTTTCAGCGCCGAGCCTGTGCCCATGTATCTGAAGCTTTTCAAGAGACTTTCCCAGAAGAATACCAAGCTGAGGAAGATGGGTATTCCGTATTTTCTCTTCGCTCTGCTGGACGCCCTGAGTGACGGAAGCTACGAAACGCTGAACCGTATCATCGACACGGTTGAGGAGCTTGAAGAGGTTGTGCAGGAAAACTTTCAGGAGTTTGACGTTACGGAGATCTACCGCATCAAGCAGATCATGGGACACGCCAAGCGTTCCCTGTGGCGTTATATGGAGATAATAAACAGCATTAAGGTCAGCGACTATCTGGATATTCCTGATGAGGTGATGCCTTACTACAAAGATCTTGAGGATCACTATAAGCACATGCGCGACATAGTGGAATCGGTGCATTCCGCCGCTACTGACATGTTCAATCTCTATGTGTCTCTCAACGGACAGCAGATGAACGAGGTGATGAAGGTTCTCACAGTATTCTCCGCAATATTCATCCCGCTGACATTCATCGCCGGTGTTTACGGCATGAACTTTCAGCATATGCCGGAGCTTGCCAAGCCTTGGGGCTACCCCGCCGTGCTGGTGCTTATGGCTGGTGTCGTCTGCGCCATGGTTGTATATTTCCGGCGCAAGCGGTGGTTCTAG
- a CDS encoding mechanosensitive ion channel family protein, with protein sequence MQQEIIWRIVSTALVIAVAVIVRLIFLRYVQRHNFPNADAKRRVLVTTRNMLFLTVILLVSIIWLSHIRDIAISLAAIAVALVIATKEILLCFLSGIIRGITQPFRVSDRIEVNGLRGDVIDVNLISTTLLEISSTHQYTGRTVTLPNSLFMSYPVINETYLDEFMLHIFSIPLKREEDLEKTEKIILDAANEVCTEYLESAVKYMTEVSRSAGLEVPSVEPRVSIEFPDKETINLLVRVPVPSRRKGRIEQAIIRLYLTKLKEQS encoded by the coding sequence ATGCAGCAGGAAATAATCTGGAGAATAGTCAGCACAGCACTGGTAATCGCTGTTGCGGTAATCGTGCGTTTAATTTTTCTGCGTTACGTGCAGAGGCATAATTTCCCCAACGCAGACGCAAAAAGACGTGTTCTCGTCACTACCCGCAATATGCTTTTTCTCACTGTTATACTGCTTGTCAGCATAATCTGGCTCTCGCACATACGTGATATAGCCATCTCACTCGCCGCAATAGCCGTCGCCTTGGTCATAGCCACAAAGGAGATTCTGCTCTGCTTTCTCTCGGGGATAATAAGAGGCATCACGCAGCCGTTCAGAGTCTCGGACAGAATAGAGGTGAACGGACTGAGAGGTGACGTCATTGATGTCAACCTCATAAGCACAACGCTTCTGGAGATCAGCTCGACTCACCAGTATACCGGACGCACTGTTACTCTGCCCAACAGCCTCTTCATGAGCTATCCGGTAATCAATGAGACATATCTTGATGAGTTTATGCTGCACATTTTCAGCATACCCCTGAAAAGGGAAGAGGATCTGGAAAAAACCGAAAAGATTATCCTCGACGCGGCAAACGAAGTATGCACCGAGTATCTCGAAAGCGCTGTGAAATATATGACGGAAGTAAGCAGAAGCGCAGGTCTTGAGGTTCCGTCCGTGGAGCCGAGAGTATCCATAGAGTTTCCCGACAAGGAAACAATAAACCTGCTTGTACGTGTTCCCGTGCCGTCACGCAGAAAAGGCAGGATAGAGCAGGCAATCATACGCCTTTATCTCACGAAGCTGAAAGAGCAGAGCTAG
- a CDS encoding cyclase family protein, translating into MRYIDLTHTITESMPVYPGTEKPLLEKLEIDGYRETLFHMFSHTGTHMDAPYHVFRDGRKLEDYSIEEFTGKAAVIDIPRGTRTIEPDMLTPAEGFGFILLRTGWGEKWGRDEYFSGFPVLSLKAAEYLAGLGLKGIGFDCISADEVGMNELPVHRILLGSGMLIIENLACLEMLPAEVDFTALPLKYTDSDGCSVRAFASY; encoded by the coding sequence ATGAGATATATAGATCTCACTCATACCATTACCGAAAGCATGCCCGTTTACCCGGGTACGGAGAAACCGCTGCTGGAGAAGCTTGAGATAGACGGCTACAGGGAGACTCTTTTTCATATGTTTTCCCATACCGGAACCCACATGGACGCCCCTTATCACGTTTTCAGGGACGGCAGAAAGCTTGAGGATTACTCCATAGAAGAGTTCACCGGAAAAGCGGCAGTGATTGACATTCCGAGGGGTACAAGGACGATTGAGCCGGACATGCTTACGCCCGCCGAAGGGTTCGGCTTTATTCTCCTGCGTACGGGCTGGGGAGAAAAATGGGGCAGGGACGAGTATTTCAGCGGTTTTCCCGTGCTCTCGCTCAAAGCGGCGGAGTATCTGGCGGGTCTCGGGCTCAAGGGTATAGGGTTTGACTGCATCTCAGCGGATGAGGTGGGTATGAACGAACTGCCTGTGCACAGAATCCTTCTGGGGAGCGGCATGCTTATTATAGAAAACCTTGCCTGTCTGGAAATGCTGCCCGCCGAGGTTGATTTCACGGCGCTTCCGCTTAAGTATACCGATTCCGACGGATGCAGCGTGCGTGCTTTCGCCTCTTACTGA
- a CDS encoding ADP-ribose-binding protein, protein MLFSGDDLTELAGREYIAVTTNGTVKKNGTANMGRGNAKEVAAKLPQIAAELGRLLNEDGNRVHYLGDRVFSFPVEETWLSYAELRLVERSALELLEEVNRRGIKRITLPLPGCGKGGLKKADVLPVLEKIFDDRFVITEKQTQ, encoded by the coding sequence ATGCTTTTCAGCGGAGATGATCTGACGGAGCTTGCCGGACGGGAATACATAGCCGTAACCACCAACGGGACGGTTAAAAAGAACGGCACTGCGAACATGGGCAGAGGCAACGCAAAGGAGGTGGCGGCAAAACTCCCGCAGATAGCCGCCGAGCTGGGCAGGCTCCTGAACGAAGACGGGAACCGTGTGCACTATCTTGGTGACAGGGTATTCAGCTTCCCTGTTGAGGAAACGTGGCTCTCATACGCGGAGCTCCGCCTTGTGGAGCGCTCCGCACTTGAGCTTCTGGAAGAGGTGAACAGAAGGGGGATCAAGCGCATCACCCTCCCCCTCCCCGGCTGCGGCAAAGGGGGATTGAAAAAGGCGGATGTTCTCCCTGTTCTGGAAAAAATATTTGATGACAGGTTCGTGATAACCGAAAAGCAGACTCAGTAA
- a CDS encoding glutamine amidotransferase produces the protein MFLVLKMGSTLRELEDNYGGFADWIIRFMGAFRKQVKVIDVQNGDELPDPSDYEGIVISGAHEMVTDLHPWSEKTAAYLKKAAEKEVPILGICYGHQLLAHALGGRVDNHPFGPEIGTVEIELTEAGKKDPLFKTMPKKFIAHATHTQSVLKLPEGCVILAQNGYEPFHAFRYGKNAWGVQFHPEFDSFIMEQYAEHQKHKLKEPDKTMSLIAETPEANSLLAAFMEMFTKD, from the coding sequence ATGTTCCTTGTACTGAAAATGGGCAGCACTCTCAGAGAGCTTGAGGACAATTACGGCGGCTTTGCCGACTGGATAATCCGTTTCATGGGGGCGTTCAGAAAGCAGGTAAAAGTTATAGATGTTCAGAACGGGGACGAGCTTCCCGATCCTTCGGACTATGAAGGCATAGTGATTTCCGGAGCCCATGAGATGGTCACAGACCTTCACCCGTGGAGCGAAAAAACAGCGGCATATCTGAAAAAGGCAGCAGAGAAGGAAGTGCCGATCTTGGGCATTTGCTACGGTCACCAGCTTCTCGCCCACGCTCTCGGCGGCAGGGTTGATAATCACCCCTTCGGACCTGAAATAGGCACCGTGGAAATCGAACTCACAGAAGCAGGCAAAAAAGATCCTCTGTTTAAAACTATGCCTAAAAAATTCATAGCCCACGCCACACACACCCAGTCGGTTCTGAAGCTTCCCGAAGGCTGCGTAATACTTGCGCAGAACGGCTACGAGCCTTTCCACGCTTTCAGATACGGCAAAAACGCGTGGGGCGTTCAGTTTCACCCCGAATTTGACTCCTTCATCATGGAGCAGTACGCCGAGCACCAGAAGCACAAGCTGAAGGAACCCGATAAAACCATGAGCCTCATAGCGGAAACACCTGAGGCAAACTCTCTTCTGGCTGCCTTCATGGAAATGTTCACAAAGGACTGA
- a CDS encoding CPBP family intramembrane glutamic endopeptidase — MNRKLMLTAEFIIIFVLMPLIIFRFNSHAGRFVLPVIAAATLYTVFILGRDRGFRWKDKWKLPEQRISLLRILPLFAAGSVFIFLFVRLTEPSLLFAFPSEKPVMWTVVMLFYPMLSALPQEIMFRVFFFRRYGELFGDKALVPLSAAVFSLAHLFYGNPVAPVFSFFGGLIFAVTYSRTGSLTLTALEHALWGNMLFTIGAGAYFYHGTIS, encoded by the coding sequence TTGAACAGAAAACTGATGCTTACCGCTGAGTTTATAATAATCTTCGTTCTGATGCCTCTGATCATTTTCCGCTTCAACAGCCACGCAGGCAGATTTGTGCTCCCCGTCATAGCCGCGGCAACGCTTTATACAGTCTTCATCCTCGGCAGGGATCGCGGCTTCAGGTGGAAAGACAAATGGAAGCTGCCCGAGCAGAGAATATCGCTTCTGCGGATTCTTCCTCTTTTCGCCGCAGGCTCTGTGTTCATATTCCTGTTTGTCCGGCTGACCGAGCCCTCGCTCCTGTTTGCCTTTCCTTCGGAGAAGCCTGTAATGTGGACAGTCGTAATGCTCTTTTATCCTATGCTGTCCGCCCTGCCGCAGGAGATCATGTTCAGGGTGTTTTTCTTCCGCCGCTACGGAGAGCTATTCGGAGACAAGGCGCTGGTTCCCCTCAGCGCTGCTGTTTTTTCCCTCGCGCATCTTTTTTACGGCAATCCGGTCGCTCCGGTCTTCTCTTTCTTCGGCGGACTTATCTTTGCCGTCACATATTCCCGGACAGGTTCTCTCACGCTGACAGCCCTTGAACACGCCCTCTGGGGCAACATGCTGTTCACCATAGGCGCCGGCGCGTATTTTTACCACGGCACAATAAGCTGA